tattctattctattcaaccaggagaccctgtgctatttcagacaaatggccaatGCAATCTCCTCCAGAAAACCtccaatttctgcaggcaaaggGTTCCACAGGTTTGATTGTtcctcaccatcaggaaatttctccttaagttctaggctggttcttttccttgactagtttccatccgttgcttctcgtgGTCGGAAGGAAAACTCATCTGTgtggtgacccaggcccaagtaggtagtaataatttGACaaggaataaaattttaatttaaataaaactacTAAAGGCTTGTTTGGCAGGCTTTTGGTTTTAAAATGTGCTGCAGCAAGAAGGATGAAAAGTGGCTGGGAGAATCCTGGAGGAAGACCAGGGGGAATCTGAACGGAAGATGATTGTACAAGGTCATTTAACATTTAGGATTATATGAAAACAAGCAAATTTAAGGAGCACCAAAATATTCCATTATAATTCGACTCGATTGGCTTCATTAAGAGGGTAAACCAGCTTCTTCAATAGGTGGCCGGTTAGCTCAGTTGGTTAGAGCGTGGTGCTAATAACGCCAAGGTCGCGGGTTCGATCCCCGTACGGGCcaacaagtattttttttttccaaaaaaaagagGATAAAACACTATTTTAAGCCACAGCGCGTTGGGACTCGCTGTTTCCCCCGGCGAGCCGACATTTTATGCGATTCTTCCCGTGCTAACAAGAAAATGCCGTGAAAAAGTGTGCAACGCAATGCAGCACAGTGTAATGTAATGCAAAggaaaaatgcaaatgcaaacgTGTAACTGTAGAGTGTTAAGTATGCATGTGTTGGAAATGCTGCCGCACACCAGCTGTCggtaggagggaaaaaaaacagtagaaaaagcatattaaagaaattgaaaattggttttaacagattaacggaAGGGACctagtaggtcatctagtccaaccccaccgcccaagcaggggaccctgcaccatttctgacagatggcagtcggaTCTCATACTTGGAAGTTCCTGCCCTTTTTACTGTATTATGTGCAGCccagaggtggtggtggaggcaatttacagattaacagagttggaagggacctcgtaggtcatctagtccaaccccccactcaagcaggagacccgattccatttctgacagatggcagtctcttcttgaaagcctcgggtgatgaagctcccacaacttctgaaggcaatttctgttccatgggtagattgctctcactgtcagaaaatttctccttatttccccttatttgaatctctccttgatcagtttccatccattattccttgtctggccttcaggtgctttggaaaataatttgaccccctcctctctgtggcagcccctcaaatattggaaggctgctatcatgtctcccctggtccttttcttcactatgcccagttcctgtaactgttcttcatacgtttttgttatgtattcttgtctgtacctttaaatatttgagcgggaaatcagcacgttgctgattggacgaagccaccagtagaactgtataaaaggagaggtttttccccagcctgttgctgggttcaccctatattaaagagctgttgtcactaccctggtctccagcctcgttacttccagaacttaacactggcgacgagggtgggattccgaggctaaggagaaccagaactgaGCTGAaacacgatagacccgaacccagcaaacacagggcagaaaagcggagatggccagttacactccgcccgcaccgtttgacccggctaaagagaaatggggaacgtatatgacccgtttcgaaagctttctagaagccaacgaactgcaaggagttccagataaccgaaaaagggcttatttcttaagtcactgcggtccggaggtcattgatatcgcggaagccctggcagagccaacgccgctacaatcagtgtcgtggccaactctacagaatttactaaggaaccacttcgcgccaacgccgtccaaatacgtgaggcggtttgaattcggagagcgaagacagatggagggcgaatccatcggtgactacatggccgccctaagaaaagcgtccaaggactgcggataccgcgacctagacgaggtgctcctcgagcaactcatccgaggggtctgagatatccgtttgcggcgacggctgctagcaaagagcaacctgacgctggccaacgctctggacgaagccagagcacatgaaatgtccacccaagcggcggagacactgcaaaagccggtcCCACTTAAGGCAAGCGCGaagacaaccccagtgcaccaggaggaggttcagaccgaatccgacggtgaagatgaggaagggtctgcagaaccgagaaacgcgacaaagggaccgagacgagtgcggaagctgcggtggtcaacaccagcgccaacgctgcaaatttaagacgcgacatgtcggtgcggaaagaagggcacctagctcaagtttgtcgagcgcccaaccttcccgccgaaaattcaaatcggttgatcagagcggaatcggcaaggcgacccgcgattggctcaaacaaaaaggcggattcaaaccaaacgactgtggtcataggcgcgccacccagtggagaagaagatcttcaccagaccaaaaatagagggagtacggtgctggctcgaagtagacacgggatcagcgatcaccatcatgtcctgggacactttggcgaagtcactgccgtcagtcgcgaagcgccacctgcaagcacaacggctgcgaatccatgactaccaggggaatcgcatccctgttcgagggaccacctccgtccgagtcgagtacggaccacataggaagaccctgcccatcacgatcgttgaagggaccctgcccagtctgttgggactagactggtttcgtgccctgggcatgggagtgactggcatctacagaagtgactgtaacctgaaagacattctctttaacgagttcgaagatgtcttcaaggactgcctgggcaagtacaaggggacccctatttccttcaacttagaccgccaggtagccccattaggcttaaggcaggagagtcctttgccctaaaaccaaaattgataaggagctagataagctcataaatcagggattttggtgccagtcgatcacgcaaagtgggagacgccaatcatcaccccaataaaaccagacgggtcaattagaatttgcgctgactacaaggcgacgcttaacaaagccttacagaaaagcgcttacccggttcccgtggtgcaacacttactgcactctttggggcgagggcaagtctttgcaaagttagacttggcccaagcctaccaacaactgcccgtagacgcccgcacagccgaagcccaaacgattgtaatgcacaggggggccttcaagtgcactcgattgcaatttggggtgagtgtggcaccagggctgttccaaaacctaatggaacgtcttctacaggggctcccaggggtagttccctacttcgatgatgtcctaatttcaggggaaaacatagaggaattgggggagcgtttaagaaaggttttgggcattttccggacagccggattaaaagtcaaggtaaacaaatgccagataggggtcgaatccgtcgagttcttgggctatcggatagacaagaaaggaattcaccctacggagagcaaggtcaaggcaattagagaggctccagcgcccaaaaacaaagcagagctgcaggcattcctggggttagtgaatttttacgcggtctttttaaaaaacaaagcgaccgttgccgaaccgctgcatagacttttaggaaaaaatactgtttggtcttggggaaagtcggaaaatagggcttttgaagcagtaaagaacctgctctcaagtaatagcctgctcatccaatatcacaactcattgcccctagtgctggtctgcgatgcctccccttatggggtgggggctgtactcagccatagacttccaaacggcacagaagcccctatagctttttactctagaacgatgtcctccccagagaggaattacagccaattagataaagaagcactagccattgtgtcaggggttaaaaaattccacgaatatgtctttgggcgggattttgaaatcgtgactgaccacagaccgctactagggatactggctggcgaccgcccaacgcctgtggcactttcgccacgcttgacccgatggactattttcttagccgcttactgcataagctgcagcatcgaccaggaaagaagtggggcatgcagacgcgttaagcagatgcccactgccaggggccatcaagaccccacgccgggacgccatcctgcttattgactcttgactctggcccagtcacgtctaaggaagtggctcggcatcataccgacattatgttaaggactgtaccggttgggtacaagagggtgccGCGCgccgcttaacggttcaaagaatttgttaaaaagggatgagctctcggctcaaggggtgcctgttatggggtgatcgtggtaatcccgataaattaagggaaaggtactggacctcctccacgagggccacccagggatcgtccgaatgaaggggctagcaagaagctatgtgtggtggccactcatggattcagagattgctgagagggtagggaaatgccaggcttgccaagagtccagacccctacctccaacggccccagtcagggaatgggaaaaaaccccaagggccctggtcaagaatacacattgattttgctggccctttccatggccaaactttcctagtggttgtcgacgccttctctaaatggttagagatcatactcatgaaatccactacggccgaggcagtaatcgcagccctgcgccacttattcgcaacccacgggttgcctgacactctagtgtccgacaacggcccgcaattcacggcagcccagttcgaagaatacttggcagaggagggcatccgacatgccctctctgcgcctttccaccctgcgtcgaatggccttgcagagcgttccgtccggagcgctaaggaggcattgtccaggctcaaaacaggggactggcaaacaaagatagacttctttctggccgttcagcacagaaccccaagcacggctaccggcagaagcccagccgaattactgatgggacggaaactccggtgcccacttgaccgcttgagtccccattacacaccagagggttacaaaggggaaatagacaaaacaagggaattggacataggcgaccgagtgtggacccgcaactacggggacggcccaagttggctcgcggggcaaataataaaaacaactggcccaaagtcgtacttggtcgaattacaagataacagtatgggcgccacatagatcagataaggagcgaataactgaacaaattaagccacaggaaacaaattatgaccctccttattggaacccacagctgaccatgaccgggaggcgcaagacttagctgaggtcccggaggtccagcagcccatcaggttcgaggaaacgaaggaaaattacaaagtaatccaggcggatggccaagaaaaagaatctgcaaataatccagggcccgatggcctagagaaagagctgggaggagaaaacagaccctccgaacagctcaaaacacaacccagaactgaaccgcgcaggtctgaaagaactaggagacgcccaggttatttgcgtgactacgtcgaaaaataacatgtaaataaaatgtaaatagaggcaaagtgttttctgggaggggaggagtgttatgtattcttgtctgtacctttaaatatttgagcgggaaatcagcacgttgctgattggacgaagccaccagtagaactgtataaaaggagaggtttttccccagcctgttgctgggttcaccctatattaaagagctgttgtcactaccctggtctccagcctcgttacttccagaacttaacagttttagcctccagtttagcctaatcgtcttggttgctcttctctgcccttttccTAGAGTCTCACCATCTGTTTTACAGTGtggtgtccaaaactggatgcagtgttcttAGTAAGGATTCATAGAGTGATGCTAATACCTCATTTGATCTTCACTGTATCCTTCTGTTAACACAATTTAgggtgcattggcttttttggctgccgctgcacactattggctcatatttaactggttaacTCTTTTTTAATAgtctggggaccaaaactggatgaattcGAGTCTCAGTAAAACGACTTTCCCCAGAGAAGAgtacaaagaatatttttttcctgctttcgcGCACACAACTTTATTCAATATCTCCTTTAAAGCACCAAACGACTTTACATATATATGTGTCGCCTTCTTTGCATTGGGTGCCTCCAAGCCAAAGCTCAAAGAATAAACACATAGGAATCATGGTTTCTACCAGTTGCTGCTGAGAGTTTCAGTCTAAGCGAGAAACCTCGACCAAGTTGTGGGGGGGAAAGGTACAGATGAAAATTTAATTAGAAAACTATacggatatttattagaggttaaattggaagaaaaagttaaagaaacaatgattgcttgggggaaaatcTTTGGACATGAGATTGATTTAGAGGTATGGCAAAAACTGTGgttgcaaaattataaaatgacaatatcaactgcatataaagaaaagatgttttacagatggcacttaATCCCaacaagaatagccagaatgttcaagaataaatcaaaaaaatgttggaaatgtcattagATACctagttcatattaccatatgtgctGGACATGCATAGAAggtaaaagatactggactagaatccacacatggttgaaaaaaatgataaaaaaacatatagacttataaaccagaagttttttttattggggatcatactggaaacttataatagagaattgagatatttaatATTGAATGTTTTAACAgcggccaggattgtgtttgctaaaaactggaaaaatgagaaaataccaacgcaagatgaaattattaagaaaataatggaatgtgcagaaattagtaaattgacatttgacattagagagcaggaagataaacaatattataagatacggggttcattttatcaatggttagaggaaaaaatatgttaaataaagtttgagagaggtttttataatgaaagaattgttgaaatacatattgatttaagatgatggaatgattgatgtaatatgattaatataaaatttagaatattttacatgaaatgagagaatgaaatacttatagttaattaaatgattaattgaccaaaatatttggatatatattagattgataaagtgtaaaattagataaattacaTGTTATGTATATGccaaaattgcacaaaagatttgtaatcaaccaaccaacacactgtatttgtattaaagatgtttttatgtttgtttgtctaaaaaaaatGCCCCTTTAATTGACATCCTTGCAACCTGACTGCCTAccgacctgccttccattgaagagctGTACACCGCACGagtcaaagagggctgtgaaattatcctcagacccctcacatcctggacattgtttcaacttctaccctcaaaacgacattgtagagcactgcacaccagaacaactagacacaaggacagttattCCCcagcatgccatcactctgctaaacaaataattccctcaacactgtcaaactatttactaagactgtattactattcttcttctcatccttcctattacctatctccttttctacttatgactatagtTTTGTTGttagtatccttacgatttatattgttttatttagtttcctagtatgatttttgtTGACACTATTTAgtgtcctatgactatcactaagtgttgtaccttagaattcttgatgaacatatcttttcctttatgtgcactgagagcctatgcaccaagacaaattccttgtgtgtccaatcacacttggccaataaaaatattctattctattctaatctagtcTATCATTTGTCACTTCTATTTTTTATGTacagagagcttatgcaccggagataaattccttgtgtgtccaatcaaacttattttatttatttatttatttatttgatttttataccgcccttctcccgaaggactcagggcggtgtacaggcaagataaaacatacaatgtacaaattaaaatacaatttaaaaaacttattttaaaattagcctgaaaaaattaaaatatgccatgaactaaaaaccccatttaaaattaataaaatttacaaaatttaaaaattaaaattaaattcaagccagccccgcgcgaataaaaaggtgtgtcttcagttcgcgacggaatgtctgaaggtcaggtatttggcgtaagcttgggggaagcttgttccagagtgtgggagcccccacagagaaggcccttcccctgggggccgccagccgacattgtttggcggacggcaccctgagaagtccctctctgtgagagcgtacgggtcggtgggaggcatgtggtaacagcaggcggtcccgtaagtacccaggccctaagccatggagcgctttaaaggtcgtaaccaacaccttaaagtgcactcgaaaggccacaggtagccagtgcagtctgcgcaggagcggtgttacgtgggagctacgcgtagctccctctatcacccgcgcagctgcattgtggactaactgaagcctccgagtgcacttcaaagggagccccatgtagagagcattacaataatccaagcgagaggtaacgagcgcatgagtgatcaataaacttgaccaataaagaattctatctatattctatatatCCAATgaatcaagatgattaggggactggcggctaaaacatatgaagtatggttgcaggaactgggtatgtctaatgtaattgaaaaggactaggggagacatgatagccgtgttccaatatctcaggggctgccacaaagagggaatcAATGGTTAtctggtttctttttaaaaactttcagtgttgcagcattcacaatttctggaggctgtttgttccactgattagaatagaatagaatagaatagaatagaattttattgaccaagtgcgattggacacacaaggaatttgtcttggtgcatatgcttaattgttctaactgtcagcaagttgttagttctaggttgcttctctccttgactagtttccacccgttgcttcttgtcctacatgaggtgctttggagaatagcttgactccctcttctgtggggcagcccctgagatattggaacacgactaccatgtctcccctagtccttttcatcagagtagccaaacccaattccagcaaccgttctttatacgttttagtctccagtccccaaatcatcatTGCTCTTTTCTGCTAGTAACAGCAGCTCTTCTTTTGTCTAAGTGGGTGGCTCTTAAAAGAgcctttggtgtttttttttagcttCGGGATCCCCGCGAGCTTTTGCAAGGAATAAGCACCTTTTACTTGGAGCTGGTGTATTTGGTGACGGCCTTGGTGCCCTCGGAGACGGCGTGCTTGGCCAGCTCTCCGGGCAGGAGGAGGCGGACGGCCGTCTGGATCTCCCGGGAGGTGATGGTGGAGCGCTTGTTGTAGTGAGCCAGGCGGGAAGCCTCAGCCGCGATGCGCTCAAAGATGTCGTTGACGAAGGAGTTCATGATGCTCATGGCCTTGGAGGAGATGCCGGTGTCGGGATGGACCTGCTTCAGCACCTTATAGACATAGATGGAGTAGCTCTCCTTGCGGCTCTTCCTGCGCTTCTTGTCCCCTTTCTTCTGGGTCTTGGTGATGGCTTTCTTGGAGCCCTTTTTGGGCACCGGGGCAGATTTAGCCGGTTCGGGCATCCTTCGTTCAAGTTAACCTACAACACAGCCCAAAGAAATAATTGGAATTTTATTCAGCAGTCCGCTTTCTACTTATATAGAAGGAGCCCCGTGCAAAGGAAGTCTAAGATGCTCTCCTTTTGATTGGTCAAAAACCTCCGCTTTTTGAATGgcgggaaacaaaaaaaaaaaccttttccgaATGTTCGATTTGACCCGCGGTGCGCTCTCATTGGTCGACCGCTAGgcattgctttttttcccccttctctctctcattgggTGATTTAACAGAcgtcttttttttgtgtgtgtgattggTTTGTCCGGGCTTCCCAAATCTCATTGGACGACTGGCGAGTCAAGCGGCCCAATCGAAAGAAGCGCCCGCGAAACTTTGAAAAAGTTGATAAAGCGCCAGGACAAGGCTGAGTTCTTTCATTCGGCGATTTCCAAAtcggttttttttctccctctttttcgtTTTTAGGCTAATTGAATCAGGATGTCCGGACGCGGCAAGCAAGGAGGCAAAGCCCGGGCTAAGGCCAAGACTCGCTCTTCCCGCGCCGGGCTGCAGTTTCCCGTGGGCCGCGTTCATCGCCTGCTCCGCAAGGGCAACTACGCCGAGAGAGTGGGAGCCGGGGCTCCCGTCTACCTGGCCGCGGTACTGGAATACCTGACGGCTGAAATCTTGGAGCTGGCGGGCAACGCAGCCCGGGATAACAAGAAGACGCGGATCATCCCGCGCCACTTGCAGCTGGCCATCCGCAACGACGAGGAGCTGAACAAGCTGTTGGGCAAAGTCACCATCGCCCAGGGAGGCGTCCTGCCTAACATCCAAGCCGTCCTGCTGCCCAAGAAGACCGAGAGCCACAAGGCCAAAGGGAAGTAGGAGCCCTCTCACGCCTGCTTGGCTCACTCAGCCGCCGAAGAAcgaacccccaaaggctcttttaagAGCCACCCACTTtttcctggaaagagctggggagaacataaagggtttttttttaaaagggtgtgtgtatgtgtgtgtagaatTTAAAAGTCCGACCTCTGATTTCCCtggcaataataaaaaaattaacttaaGTGGTCAGGCTGGATTTTTGCGCGAAAATCGCGTCTCTCTAATTTACGTGGCTTTGTTTGATTTCTGTGtggctataactttgttgcttgtatccttacgatttctattgatattgattactgattgcttatttgtaacctatggctactattatgattcttgatgaaggtatcttcttatgtacactgagagcatattccattctatattctataagactaattctattctatttctatatttgtctttggtgcatatgctttcagtgtacataaaaagaaacggGCGGAAAAataacattcatcaagaatcctacaaTACAATCCCTTAGGGATAGTGATAGGTtacaaaataagcaatcaaaatcatactaggaaacgaatagaatagaatttttattggccaagtgtgattggacacacaaggaatttgtctttgtgcatatgctctcagtatacataaaagaaaagatacgttcatcaaggtacatgtacatctattaattaattaattaattaatgtacaTCATATTCTTTCTACTCCTTCAATCctttcattaaaatatattctttcattGTCTGATCTCAGATTGTTTAATTCTAGCCTTTCACTGCTAATCACGtttttatacatatttaataataccCTCATACAAATTTTAATTATCTAATTTACTAAGTAATTTCCTCACCTATATAATACTAATAATGGCGTACATCATTAATATATATTCAACTTTGGGTTTTCTTAAAAGCCGTTCATTTCATCCCCTTGGCCTCCTTCTCACACATAACTCGAATTATGTTACGAAATTTAGCAACTGACATTCCGCCACTTCACCAAATTTACCTGATCTTCTTTTAATAGTTCCTTTAATGCGTGGTTTCATCTTTTGCCTCAATCCGGTGGACGGATTAAATCATTAAAGCCTTTAAAAAGCGTCCCAAGGATGTGTGAACAACCCGTAGTCATTTGTCAAAGCGAGTTTAAACGCGAATTCGAAAGGCGTGTAAAATTTGGGAGCCAATTTGCCCCGTTTAGTAAGCATCTTTTTGAGAGACGGATACTGTAATTCAAGTTAAATCTTTCAAAGTGGCCTTATATTTTTATAACGTTTTAAAAGCCCCGGGAATATAACTTTTCCAACCCATCGGAAGTCTGGCGGCGATTTTTCGACGAttgcatttttaataataaaaaaaaaagcgtaagttttcattttctttgagAAAGGAAAAGCGCTGGCTTTAAAACTCTTAAAACTTTGCTTTGCTTCCCGCCCCTTGTTTCAAAATCCTCAATTTCGCGCCAACTTTGCTTTGGTTCCCGCCCCTTGTTTCAAAATCCTCAATTTCGCGCCAACTCAAAGGAGGGAAGCGATTGGCTCCCGTCGAGCCGGcgtgggagttttttttttttttgttgaaaaagGAACTTGAGCCAGTCGCTTGCAAGCGcgggaaatttgaaaaaaaaaagggaaaaaaatatcagcCCGGGCTTGGAAGGGCAAACGCGCCTTTGAGTCCATGCacgaagggtggggtggggtgggaaatggATCGGTTACAGTTCCTCGTTGATCAAACGGGGCATTttgaaaatattggaaaatattttggGGCGTTACAGTTTAAAAAGGAAGACAGCTTAAAAATAAATTCAGCAGTTTTAAAATGTGTGAACATCATTCGGGGAGTTGAAATccgtgcatcttaaagttgctgaagttgaaaaACTTAAAAGAGTACACAGATCCCTGTGGGCTAATCTGGCCAGGATTTGCCCCCAAAATGTACTGTTACTGCTTTTCTCCCCCCCTTGAATCCtgttatatttatattgactgtttcctaatatgatttgattatttgtaccctatgactatcattaagtgctgtaccttatgattctcgacgaacgtatcttttctttttatttacacgGAGAGCATCtgcgccaaagacaaattccttgtgtgtccaatcacacttggcaataaaattctattctatttgttgtgTACAATCCTATTGGTGGGAATTTCGgtgggaaaacattcaaatctcaTTGGCTGGCACCTGACCCAGGTGTTTATAAAAGGGGGCCCCCCCcacactaaataaaagagctgttgtcactagttTGGTCTCTTACCTCCTCCATTGCTCGATCTAACGGCAGATTGAGGTCGGCACTAAACAAGTTGAACGAACCAGCAACGAGAGACCAGCGACTGCCTGGACCGACGGAATGACCAACCCTGACCACCCCCTGATCCCTTTCGACCCGGCTATCGAGAAATGGGGAATGTTTATGGCGAGATTCGattgtttcctcgaagctaatgaCTTCCACGAGTTTCCGGACAATAGGAAAAGAGCAATTTTCCTCCATCACTGCGGGCGAGCCATCTTCAACAAAGCCTACGCACTCTGTCACCCAACCCCGCTACAAACTGTGCCCTGGAACGTCCTGAAGGAGAAGCTCAAGGCTCACTATGAGCCAACCCTAACCAAATACGCCCACCGGTTGGAGTTCCGCCGGCG
Above is a window of Ahaetulla prasina isolate Xishuangbanna chromosome 4, ASM2864084v1, whole genome shotgun sequence DNA encoding:
- the LOC131198567 gene encoding histone H2B 5-like; amino-acid sequence: MPEPAKSAPVPKKGSKKAITKTQKKGDKKRRKSRKESYSIYVYKVLKQVHPDTGISSKAMSIMNSFVNDIFERIAAEASRLAHYNKRSTITSREIQTAVRLLLPGELAKHAVSEGTKAVTKYTSSK
- the LOC131198566 gene encoding histone H2A type 2-C-like isoform X1, whose translation is MSGRGKQGGKARAKAKTRSSRAGLQFPVGRVHRLLRKGNYAERVGAGAPVYLAAVLEYLTAEILELAGNAARDNKKTRIIPRHLQLAIRNDEELNKLLGKVTIAQGGVLPNIQAVLLPKKTESHKPSSTKPTHSVTQPRYKLCPGTS
- the LOC131198566 gene encoding histone H2A type 2-C-like isoform X2, producing the protein MSGRGKQGGKARAKAKTRSSRAGLQFPVGRVHRLLRKGNYAERVGAGAPVYLAAVLEYLTAEILELAGNAARDNKKTRIIPRHLQLAIRNDEELNKLLGKVTIAQGGVLPNIQAVLLPKKTESHKAKGK